A window from Drosophila subobscura isolate 14011-0131.10 chromosome O, UCBerk_Dsub_1.0, whole genome shotgun sequence encodes these proteins:
- the LOC117898288 gene encoding EF-hand calcium-binding domain-containing protein 1, which yields MDYLDATIDSMENSRFVAVYGGLIRELVANSHLSQTDINCLLMVYYKFAKANGPNAKMMTKLQFYQLFLVLFKVSNVQTIDRTLFAVTKDVKYVSPQAWVQLFSLYTTKDLSVRMRFAFDIYDTKGTGFIDREQVSLACEKFFTGEDEDEITELRADMGEFIIKKFDIDKDGLISFEDYSAVVSEQPCLLEFLGRLFPSPEDSEIMAHCINMDSILTHID from the exons ATGGATTATCTAGATGCCACCATCGATAGCATGGAGAACAGTCGCTTTGTCGCCGTTTATGGCGGCCTGATCAGGGAACTTGTAGCCAATTCGCATCTTTCCCAGACGGATATCAACTGTCTGCTGATGGTTTACTACAAGTTCGCCAAGGCCAATGGGCCAAATGCCAAGATGATGACCAAACTTCAGTTCTATCAACTGTTTCTGGTGCTGTTCAAAGTCTCGAATGTGCAGACCATTGATCGCACTCTATTTGCCGTCACCAAGGATGTTAAGTACGTGAGTCCCCAGGCCTGGGTGCAGCTCTTCAGCCTCTACACAACCAAGGATCTCTCAGTGCGAATGCGCTTTGCCTTTGAC ATCTATGATACAAAGGGCACTGGCTTTATAGATCGCGAACAAGTAAGCCTGGCCTGCGAGAAATTCTTCACTGGCGAAGACGAGGATGAGATCACAGAACTAAGAGCG GACATGGGTGAATTCATTATCAAGAAGTTTGATATCGACAAGGATGGTTTGATCTCGTTTGAGGACTACTCCGCGGTGGTCTCCGAGCAGCCTTGCCTGCTCGAGTTCTTGGGCCGGCTCTTTCCTTCTCCCGAGGACAGTGAAATAATGGCCCATTGCATTAATATGGATTCGATTCTGACTCATATTGATTAA
- the LOC117898289 gene encoding uncharacterized protein LOC117898289 gives MNRIDASMDDMANNKFLTLYSSVIKSYAASTDFSYNEVVCLLIVYYKFSLSNGPSSRMMTTNQLYGLFLVLFQIFDVSIIDRILVNITQDARTVSPDAWMQLFSVFLSRNLQERMRFAYNVYTSAGTQVLNRETVTLAVEKFFVGEDEDEVQELRADMCEFLFNKFDTDKDGVISFEEYAEIVNRQPGLLEFLGQIYPDDNDKTLIAYCNNIESMFPTED, from the exons atgaatcGCATTGACGCCTCCATGGATGACATGGCCAACAACAAGTTCCTGACTCTCTACAGCAGTGTGATCAAAAGCTATGCCGCCTCCACGGACTTCAGCTACAACGAAGTCGTCTGCCTGTTGATCGTCTACTACAAGTTTTCGCTGAGCAATGGGCCCTCCTCTCGGATGATGACCACCAATCAGCTGTATGGCCTCTTTCTGGTGCTGTTCCAGATCTTCGATGTCAGCATCATCGATCGCATTCTGGTAAACATTACGCAAGATGCGCGCACTGTCTCCCCGGATGCATGGATGCAGCTGTTTTCGGTATTTCTGAGCCGCAACCTACAAGAACGTATGCGATTTGCATACAAT GTCTATACAAGTGCTGGCACACAAGTGCTCAACCGTGAGACTGTGACCCTGGCTGTGGAGAAATTCTTTGTTGGCGAAGACGAAGATGAGGTTCAGGAGCTGCGAGCG GACATGTGCGAGTTTCTGTTCAATAAGTTCGACACTGACAAGGATGGTGTTATTTCGTTTGAGGAGTATGCCGAAATAGTCAACCGTCAGCCGGGTCTGCTGGAGTTTCTGGGCCAAATCTATCCCGATGATAATGATAAAACCCTGATTGCCTACTGCAACAACATTGAGAGTATGTTCCCCACCGAAGATTAG
- the LOC117898419 gene encoding Golgi-associated plant pathogenesis-related protein 1-like encodes MQVHSISILMVLAFSGLQFVQVHAGFAEDSLKMHNEYRAKHGCPALTLDQELSAGCESYAKILAEKGSLEHSKEKGFGENLCYTSDDATSCVKMWYDEISLYDYNKPGFSMETGHFTALVWKASTKLGIGKETKSGVNYVVARYQPSPNVLGEFEQNVPRSNNGVFHSVSFGFVVVAAVWHLIELIA; translated from the exons ATGCAGGTCCATTCTATATCTATTCTGATGGTCTTAGCATTTTCTGGG TTGCAGTTTGTCCAGGTTCATGCTGGTTTTGCTGAGGATTCACTCAAAATGCATAACGAGTATAGGGCAAAGCACGGTTGCCCAGCGCTTACATTGGACCAGGAACTAAGCGCCGGTTGCGAGTCCTATGCCAAG ATATTGGCCGAAAAGGGTTCATTGGAGCACTCGAAAGAAAAGGGGTTTGGTGAGAACTTATGCTACACCAGCGATGACGCGACTAGCTGTGTAAAGATGTGGTACGATGAAATATCCCTATACGATTACAATAAGCCAGGTTTCTCCATGGAAACCGGGCACTTCACGGCCCTTGTTTGGAAGGCCTCCACCAAACTGGGCATTGGTAAGGAAACCAAATCTGGTGTCAATTACGTTGTGGCACGCTACCAGCCCTCTCCCAATGTACTGGGAGAATTCGAACAAAATGTTCCCAGAAGCAA CAATGGTGTTTTCCATTCAGTGTCATTTGgctttgtggttgttgctgcagtttgGCATCTCATTGAATTGATTGCTTGA
- the LOC117896657 gene encoding cytoplasmic dynein 1 light intermediate chain 2-like: protein MEQEKAVKVGTTKVEKNLWLATLFEQKRGFRKLVSNKSVLVVGENGTGKTSLIAQLQGKKPPKYGAGLEFGYIDVEDESNGDKTQLVVWILDGDAGQTNLLPIALNENNLGEVLVMLTVSMMEPWAWPEQLNYWINVLERHIESLPLAAEQKKAARKRLVTKWQSYCYTGSSLQPTNGCQNKEIDVDELLPLTKDALTTNIGVDLAVVVTKTDCMGAAFQMEHEYGDQHFDFMQQWIRKFCLRHGAALFYTSIRKATTCENLQKYLFHRLYGLPFQTPPMVAEQDAVLVPAGWDTLKKIDILTENIPGIDPDCDYTYVIKAPFTGSSIFSRDLEFVETVDEQAFLARQLEILRKLDLADVEGGGDSISRTHPTSTGQCSPTNPDPDGPLAKFFAELMQKKPPISSSTGDGPESESGRNDTEKLGAELDRLSSSIKKKEVQKKPE from the coding sequence ATGGAACAAGAAAAGGCAGTAAAAGTGGGAACAACAAAGGTAGAGAAGAATCTATGGCTTGCCACATTGTTTGAGCAAAAACGTGGCTTCCGAAAATTGGTGTCGAACAAATCAGTACTCGTTGTTGGTGAAAATGGCACCGGCAAGACTTCCCTCATTGCCCAGCTGCAGGGAAAGAAGCCCCCAAAATATGGTGCCGGCTTGGAGTTTGGCTACATTGATGTTGAGGACGAGAGCAATGGTGACAAGACGCAGTTGGTAGTTTGGATATTGGATGGTGACGCGGGGCAAACAAATCTGTTGCCCATTGCacttaatgaaaataatttggGAGAAGTACTCGTCATGCTTACAGTTTCGATGATGGAACCCTGGGCCTGGCCTGAGCAGCTCAATTATTGGATAAACGTACTGGAACGCCACATCGAAagcctgccgctggctgccgAGCAGAAGAAAGCGGCACGCAAGCGCCTTGTAACAAAGTGGCAGAGTTACTGCTACACAGGATCGTCTTTGCAGCCAACAAACGGGTGTCAAAACAAGGAAATCGATGTGGATGAACTGTTGCCACTGACTAAGGATGCACTTACCACAAATATTGGTGTCGACCTTGCAGTTGTGGTCACAAAGACGGACTGCATGGGGGCCGCCTTTCAGATGGAGCACGAGTATGGTGATCAGCATTTCGATTTTATGCAGCAATGGATCCGCAAATTTTGTCTCCGTCACGGCGCTGCACTCTTCTACACGAGCATCAGAAAAGCCACAACCTGTGAGAACCTGCAGAAGTATCTCTTTCATCGTCTTTATGGTCTGCCGTTCCAAACTCCCCCGATGGTCGCTGAACAGGATGCAGTACTCGTTCCGGCTGGCTGGGATACCCTGAAgaaaattgatattttgacTGAAAACATCCCTGGAATCGACCCCGATTGTGACTACACGTACGTCATCAAGGCACCATTCACTGGGAGTTCGATTTTCAGTCGAGATTTGGAATTTGTGGAAACCGTGGATGAGCAGGCCTTTCTGGCCCGCCAATTGGAGATACTCAGGAAGCTCGATCTAGCCGATGTAGAGGGAGGCGGCGACTCCATAAGCCGCACACACCCAACCAGCACTGGACAGTGCTCACCCACGAATCCTGATCCCGATGGTCCTTTGGCCAAGTTCTTCGCTGAACTTATGCAGAAGAAGCCGCCaattagcagcagcactggTGATGGTCCGGAGTCGGAGTCTGGCCGCAACGACACCGAGAAGTTGGGCGCAGAATTGGATCGCTTGTCGAGCAGCATCAAGAAGAAGGAAGTCCAAAAGAAACCAGAGTAA
- the LOC117896606 gene encoding uncharacterized protein LOC117896606 produces METPSISSPNFSKIALPAKAPTVAKPLAQKQGIHPLLPCRAPGLVRCVPEAHVPPAETLWKFIDLPLVKKTKIFHCVPPPAPSHPKRKGSEIIHEEEEEEQTSEQSSPSTLDEEMQLEDILAEVNRIKGRVGEVNRQLGTRVPECPDIDPCVNMDVELLAFNTNPDILELQRNNHKLRQQLVELQMCRVAADRNIKDIRQSICQEMEHADRLQKSLNELDSFKRTLEREQALCRQRFRFVEQEKVDGGECNTYFDTERKLMECYLDKLVTKLDYQQQKRRALKDIDYMKLKAKRFHDHMFYAIGKLNAFMGTDGLMHPPELLTFLYRNEKLFGPCTY; encoded by the coding sequence ATGGAGACCCCGTCCATATCGAGCCCAAATTTCAGTAAAATTGCTCTGCCTGCTAAAGCGCCAACTGTGGCCAAGCCTTTGGCCCAGAAGCAAGGCATTCATCCACTTTTGCCCTGCCGCGCTCCTGGACTAGTTCGATGTGTGCCAGAGGCTCATGTACCGCCTGCCGAAACCCTATGGAAGTTCATTGATCTCCCATTGGTTAAGAAGACAAAGATCTTCCACTGCGTGCCGCCACCAGCGCCAAGTCATCCGAAACGAAAGGGTTCAGAGATTATTCacgaggaggaagaggaggagcagacaAGCGAACAGTCGTCACCATCCACACTGGATGAGGAAATGCAGTTGGAGGACATCCTGGCCGAGGTGAATCGCATAAAAGGCCGTGTGGGTGAGGTCAATCGCCAGCTGGGGACCCGCGTACCCGAGTGCCCCGACATCGATCCGTGCGTGAACATGGACGTAGAGCTGCTGGCATTCAACACAAATCCCGACATCTTGGAGCTGCAGCGCAACAACCACAAGCTGCGGCAGCAGTTGGTGGAGCTACAGATGTGCCGCGTGGCCGCTGACAGAAACATAAAGGACATTCGGCAGAGCATCTGCCAGGAGATGGAGCATGCCGATCGTCTGCAGAAGAGCCTCAACGAGCTGGACTCCTTCAAGCGTACCCTGGAGCGGGAGCAGGCTCTCTGCCGGCAGCGCTTCCGCTTCGTTGAGCAGGAGAAGGTCGACGGCGGCGAGTGCAACACATACTTCGACACTGAGCGCAAGCTGATGGAGTGTTACCTGGACAAGTTGGTCACCAAGCTGgactaccagcagcagaagcggcggGCCCTCAAGGATATCGACTACATGAAACTGAAAGCCAAAAGGTTCCACGACCACATGTTCTACGCGATTGGCAAGCTGAACGCCTTCATGGGCACCGACGGGCTCATGCATCCGCCGGAGTTGTTGACCTTCCTCTACCGCAACGAGAAGTTGTTCGGCCCCTGTACCTATTAA